A region of Paenibacillus sp. JNUCC-31 DNA encodes the following proteins:
- a CDS encoding MBL fold metallo-hydrolase yields MKIHFLGTAAAEGFPNAFCRCEHCNKARELGGKNIRTRTSAILDDVIKFDYSPDSYMQALRDNIDLGAIEHLLVTHSHSDHYNAVDLECRREGIAHGLQHPMHIYGNGTVMHHTRAAIGRFEGQRYQFHLLRPFETFAMGNARVTPLLADHDPMETCLLYVIEKEGKKLLYGHDSGWFPDATWAWLKGKNLDCAILDCTHGYTGNSHDRNHMCVETVLEVQREFQKENILKPEGQIVVTHFSHNSKLLHDDFVRIFSPVGILPAYDGLIINI; encoded by the coding sequence TTGAAAATTCACTTTCTAGGAACTGCAGCCGCAGAGGGCTTTCCCAATGCCTTTTGCCGCTGCGAGCATTGTAACAAAGCGCGGGAGCTTGGAGGGAAAAATATTCGCACGCGAACTTCCGCCATCCTGGACGATGTCATCAAGTTTGACTATTCCCCGGATTCTTATATGCAGGCGCTGCGGGACAATATCGATCTGGGAGCAATCGAGCACCTGTTGGTCACGCATTCGCATTCGGACCATTACAATGCCGTTGATTTGGAATGCCGCAGGGAGGGAATTGCGCACGGCCTTCAGCATCCGATGCACATTTATGGGAATGGTACGGTGATGCATCACACGCGTGCCGCCATCGGCCGCTTTGAGGGACAAAGGTATCAATTCCATCTGTTGCGCCCGTTTGAGACCTTCGCTATGGGCAATGCAAGGGTAACGCCATTGTTGGCGGATCATGACCCCATGGAAACCTGTCTGTTATACGTGATCGAAAAGGAAGGGAAAAAACTGCTGTACGGGCACGATTCGGGCTGGTTCCCGGATGCGACATGGGCATGGTTAAAGGGCAAAAATCTGGATTGCGCCATCCTCGACTGCACGCATGGATATACGGGGAACTCCCACGACCGCAATCATATGTGCGTGGAAACAGTGCTGGAAGTCCAGCGCGAGTTCCAAAAAGAAAATATCCTTAAGCCTGAAGGCCAAATCGTCGTCACACATTTTAGCCATAATTCCAAGCTGCTTCATGATGATTTTGTCCGCATCTTCAGCCCCGTCGGAATTTTGCCGGCATATGACGGGTTGATCATCAACATTTAA
- a CDS encoding GntR family transcriptional regulator, producing MKDVRLIKQNQLYHRVADQVIEIIQSRRLRPHDPVPSEGELAKLFGVSRMTSKLALQKLAEQGLVYRLPRRGTFLAQPSEEMMADGGTSPHVTEAAPNVDRPFGQIALIMPHLSDYTSRIIAAAEAEVRKHGCDLILKMTKDCDDEDLCLERLVEGGITGIILFPQGRKTCSDQVLRLKLRKLPLVIIDRIFHEVEIDCVYHDHYMGSYQMTKYLIEKGHREVGYTSNPIDNITSRKERYQGYIQALLDHKIPVKIQNIHFRSVACDTSRINECDPEQERFIQDNPRMTAIMCGDDHVAISTIHTALQMGIPVPEKLSIVGFSDIQLAAYIPTPLTTVRQDTEKLARSAVDLLMKRVGNSNENPITIKIQTSIVERQSVQSRT from the coding sequence ATGAAAGATGTACGTTTAATTAAACAGAATCAATTATATCACCGGGTGGCTGATCAGGTAATCGAGATTATTCAGAGCCGCAGGCTACGGCCACATGATCCTGTTCCATCCGAAGGAGAGCTTGCCAAGCTGTTCGGGGTGAGCAGAATGACGAGCAAGCTGGCGCTTCAAAAGCTGGCCGAGCAGGGACTGGTGTACCGCTTGCCCCGAAGAGGGACCTTCCTTGCCCAGCCGTCAGAAGAGATGATGGCCGATGGAGGAACTTCTCCCCATGTCACCGAGGCAGCACCGAACGTGGACAGGCCGTTCGGACAGATCGCACTCATTATGCCACATCTATCTGATTACACTTCCAGAATCATCGCCGCCGCCGAAGCTGAAGTGCGAAAGCACGGGTGCGACCTCATTTTAAAAATGACCAAGGACTGCGACGATGAGGATCTTTGTCTGGAAAGGCTGGTCGAAGGAGGGATCACCGGTATCATTCTGTTTCCTCAGGGCCGGAAGACCTGCAGCGATCAGGTGCTGCGACTAAAGTTGCGCAAACTGCCGCTGGTGATCATCGATCGTATTTTCCATGAAGTGGAGATTGATTGCGTGTATCACGACCACTATATGGGCTCTTATCAAATGACGAAGTATTTGATCGAGAAGGGGCACCGGGAAGTCGGATACACTTCGAATCCGATCGACAATATCACAAGCCGGAAGGAACGGTATCAAGGCTATATCCAAGCGCTGCTCGACCATAAAATTCCGGTGAAGATCCAGAACATTCATTTTCGAAGCGTCGCTTGCGATACCAGCCGCATTAATGAGTGTGATCCGGAACAGGAGCGGTTTATTCAGGACAACCCCCGGATGACGGCCATCATGTGCGGGGATGACCATGTCGCCATCTCGACCATTCACACCGCACTGCAAATGGGGATTCCGGTTCCTGAAAAGCTGTCCATCGTCGGGTTCTCCGATATCCAGTTAGCGGCATATATTCCGACCCCGCTTACGACGGTTCGACAAGATACCGAGAAGCTTGCCCGATCGGCCGTTGATTTGCTGATGAAGCGCGTTGGCAACTCCAACGAGAATCCAATCACCATTAAAATTCAAACATCGATTGTAGAACGACAATCCGTTCAGTCCAGGACGTAA
- a CDS encoding transposase → MAKKGQTFQTYTEEFKLNAVRSYVEGSSSYKVVAEREGIRNCSQLKVWVKKWKNGEAFDERKNNVSNPL, encoded by the coding sequence ATGGCGAAAAAAGGACAAACATTTCAGACGTATACCGAAGAATTCAAATTGAATGCCGTTAGATCATATGTCGAAGGTTCCTCTAGTTACAAGGTAGTCGCTGAACGCGAAGGAATTCGAAACTGTTCACAACTGAAGGTGTGGGTGAAAAAGTGGAAAAACGGGGAAGCGTTCGATGAGCGAAAAAACAATGTCTCGAATCCACTGTAG
- a CDS encoding glycoside hydrolase family 43 protein codes for MEIQQRALHDIQPLIEQRADPFMYRHSDGYYYFVASVPEYDRIEIRRAQNVEGLVTSTPVMIWRKRETGILSANIWAPELHFIDDKWYVYFAAAHTTDTNEGLFDHRMYVLENENANPLEGSWTERGQIRTAWESFSLDATTFEHNGSRYYVWAQKDPNIEGNSNLYISKMSNPWTLTGPQTMISMPEYDWEIIGYKVNEGAAFLRKGNRVFLSYSASATDFNYCMGLLEADADADLLDATSWRKSQAAVFSTDESISMYGPGHNSFTVSETGEKTLFVFHARTYKNIIGDPLYDPNRHTFVTELLWTADGRPDFRGSVAALARSVQ; via the coding sequence ATGGAAATCCAACAGAGAGCCTTACACGACATTCAACCATTAATTGAGCAGAGAGCAGATCCTTTTATGTACCGACATTCGGACGGTTATTATTACTTCGTAGCATCCGTTCCGGAGTATGATCGAATTGAAATCCGTAGAGCCCAGAACGTTGAGGGGCTTGTTACATCAACTCCTGTGATGATCTGGAGAAAGCGCGAGACTGGTATCCTTAGTGCCAATATTTGGGCGCCTGAACTGCATTTTATTGATGACAAATGGTACGTTTATTTCGCTGCCGCACACACGACGGATACGAATGAAGGCTTGTTCGACCATCGGATGTACGTGCTAGAGAATGAAAATGCCAATCCGCTCGAAGGCAGTTGGACGGAAAGAGGACAGATTCGTACCGCGTGGGAAAGCTTCTCCCTCGATGCCACTACCTTTGAGCATAATGGCAGCCGTTATTATGTATGGGCACAAAAGGATCCGAATATCGAAGGTAACTCTAATCTGTATATATCTAAAATGAGCAATCCGTGGACGCTGACTGGGCCGCAAACCATGATTTCGATGCCGGAATATGACTGGGAGATCATTGGTTATAAAGTGAACGAAGGCGCGGCATTTCTTCGCAAGGGGAATCGGGTATTCCTCTCTTACTCGGCTAGCGCCACAGATTTCAATTATTGCATGGGCCTGCTTGAAGCCGATGCGGATGCTGATTTGCTCGATGCCACCTCATGGCGCAAGTCGCAAGCAGCAGTTTTCTCGACAGATGAGAGCATCTCTATGTATGGTCCCGGTCATAATTCCTTCACGGTGTCAGAGACGGGCGAAAAGACGCTATTTGTGTTCCATGCAAGAACATACAAGAACATTATAGGAGATCCGCTGTACGATCCGAATCGCCATACATTTGTGACAGAGCTTTTGTGGACGGCTGACGGCAGACCCGATTTCCGAGGCTCTGTTGCAGCACTTGCACGTTCCGTACAGTGA
- a CDS encoding carbohydrate ABC transporter permease: MSRIVIICLFIILFIIIMIPFYAVALSSFKPGESLVRYGLNLSLDFEIMSFDNFIYLFTGEHDYFVWFWNSMTLTIVQVVLTLFVSAFVAYGFAAYDFKGKNFLFICVLLIMMVPFEILLVPLYSLINDLKMVNSYSAIILPGIANAATIFFFRQYLRSIPKEIIQSGRVDGANEYTIYFRLIMPIMKPSFAAMAILNGMNSWNNLLWPFMVLGDQSKFTLPIGLKTLLTPYGNNYDLLIVGSFFSIIPIFILFIAFQKYFIDGMTAGAVKG, encoded by the coding sequence ATCTCTAGAATAGTAATTATTTGTTTATTCATTATACTATTCATTATAATTATGATCCCCTTCTATGCAGTGGCCCTATCTTCCTTTAAACCTGGTGAATCATTAGTTAGATATGGTCTTAACCTAAGTTTGGATTTTGAAATCATGAGTTTTGATAATTTCATCTATCTGTTTACTGGAGAACATGATTATTTTGTATGGTTTTGGAACAGTATGACTTTAACAATCGTTCAAGTGGTTTTAACACTTTTTGTAAGCGCATTTGTTGCATATGGTTTTGCAGCATATGATTTTAAAGGTAAGAACTTCCTCTTTATATGTGTTCTGCTCATTATGATGGTGCCTTTCGAAATACTGCTGGTTCCTTTGTACAGCCTAATTAATGATTTGAAAATGGTGAATAGCTATTCAGCAATCATTCTGCCGGGTATAGCTAATGCCGCGACAATATTTTTCTTCAGGCAATATCTAAGAAGCATACCCAAAGAGATTATTCAATCTGGGCGGGTTGATGGCGCAAATGAATATACGATTTATTTCAGACTAATTATGCCGATTATGAAACCATCCTTTGCGGCAATGGCTATTTTGAATGGGATGAATAGCTGGAATAATCTGTTGTGGCCATTCATGGTGCTCGGAGATCAGAGTAAATTTACACTTCCAATCGGTTTGAAAACGTTGTTAACTCCTTATGGCAATAACTATGACCTATTGATCGTGGGCTCCTTTTTCTCCATCATTCCAATTTTCATCCTGTTTATTGCTTTCCAGAAATATTTCATAGACGGTATGACTGCAGGTGCTGTTAAAGGGTAG
- a CDS encoding carbohydrate ABC transporter permease, producing MIKKFVYSQKVAPYVFVLPFILIFLLFWFFPLGNSFVMSFQDRMLGQDPKWIGEANYSKLLTDKVFLTSIKNSVVYMLGTLVLLIPFPMLFAVMINSKLMMGREFFKSSFFLPALTSVAVAGTIFRLTFGEMEGSLMNSFLGLFGVEHIKFLKDGNWSMAALLILACWRWTGVNMLYYLSGLKSIDNEYYEAASIDGASAWQKFRTITMPLLKPTTVYVTTISVYAGLAMFTESLMMFNGNNSPKNIGLTIVGYLYRQGIEKNKLGYAAAVGIVLLVIAMIINLTQLKFSGMFKKEED from the coding sequence ATGATAAAGAAATTTGTATACTCTCAAAAAGTTGCGCCTTATGTTTTTGTATTGCCATTTATACTCATATTTTTGTTATTCTGGTTTTTTCCACTTGGAAATTCATTCGTAATGAGCTTTCAAGATAGGATGTTGGGACAGGATCCTAAATGGATTGGTGAAGCGAATTATTCGAAATTACTTACAGATAAAGTGTTTTTGACATCTATTAAAAATAGCGTTGTGTACATGTTAGGAACCTTAGTGCTGTTAATTCCTTTTCCCATGTTATTCGCCGTTATGATCAACAGTAAGTTAATGATGGGAAGAGAGTTTTTTAAATCTTCGTTCTTTCTCCCTGCATTGACATCTGTCGCAGTTGCGGGTACCATTTTTCGCCTTACATTCGGTGAAATGGAAGGTTCATTAATGAACAGTTTCCTAGGTCTATTTGGTGTAGAGCATATTAAATTTTTGAAAGACGGAAATTGGAGTATGGCAGCACTGTTAATCCTCGCATGTTGGAGATGGACAGGTGTTAATATGCTTTACTATCTATCCGGTTTGAAAAGCATTGACAATGAATATTATGAGGCTGCTTCAATTGACGGGGCATCTGCTTGGCAGAAGTTTAGAACGATCACAATGCCATTACTGAAGCCGACAACGGTATATGTTACGACAATTAGTGTTTATGCAGGTTTAGCCATGTTTACCGAGAGCCTGATGATGTTTAACGGTAACAATTCACCCAAAAATATTGGCTTAACCATTGTTGGATATCTGTATAGACAAGGGATTGAGAAGAATAAGCTGGGTTACGCAGCTGCAGTTGGTATCGTTCTGTTAGTCATTGCTATGATTATCAATTTAACGCAGTTGAAATTTAGTGGAATGTTCAAAAAGGAGGAGGATTAA